TTGATGATGTTGCGAAAGCGTGCAACGTAACGAAAGCAACTATCTATTATTACTATGTCAGCAAAGCAGAATTATTTACCGAAACAATGGTCCAAATGATGATTCATATCCAGGAAAAAATGTCCGGCTATTTACAGGAAAACCTTCCGTTAAAGGCGCGGCTTATAAAAATAACAAATGCACACCTGCAAGCAACTGTTGATATTGATATGAACGGATTAACAAAAGGAATGGAAAATGCGTTGTCAGCTGAACAACAGGAACGAATCCAGCAAGCTGAAGGGAATCTGTACCAGGCATTGGAAAGTGTGTTCATCGCGGCAATGGAACAAAATGAAATCCGTAAAATAAATCCACGTTTTGCCGTTCATGCATACCTCGCACTTATGAAAACAGGCAATGTCAATCGTGAACAAGATAAACTGTTTCCTTCAACAGACGAAACTGCTAATCAGATTGTGGAATTGTTTTGGCATGGAATCAGTCCGAATCATAAAATGGATGAAAACTGATTATGTGTATGGCATGAACAGTTATTAGTATTGGAGTATAATTTTTGAAAAGGTCAACAAAATCCAGAGTGGAAAATGATGACCTTTATTATTGTTTTCTGATGAAGAATGTTTATAAAATACCGCTATCACTTTTTTATCCATGGACTTGAATCCGCCTGGCTTAGTTTGTTTTTTTCTTATTTTCAAGTCTTTCTTTTAAATCCCTGAAATCTTCAACCACATAGGTTAAAGAAGATTGTTCGGCTATCGAAATACCTTTTTGAATAGATTTCTCGGCCTTATCCAATAAATTTGCTTTAATCTGAGCATCCGCAAGCGTGTACCAGTAGAACCAGGCATTCATTTGTGCCAGTTTATCTTTGTGAAATTTTTCAATAACAGGATAGTATTCAGAAAATAACCCTTCATCAAAAACTAATTGCTGACCATCCCATGTAAGGACATACACTAGATAAGTGTCGGCGACATACCTTTGCCAGACCGCTAATCCAATCCCATTATTGCTTAGAAGCTCCAACTTATGATAAGGAACTTCTGCTATCATTGTTAGAGAATTATTTTGCCATTGGTAAATCCCAAGTTGATTTCCGGCTGATGCACCAATCCTTACACCGAACAAGTACTCTTTCACCCCATCACCGGTAATATCAGCCAATCCCGAATAATCTAATCCGACACCTTGTATTTCTGCTTCCCATATTTTCTTCCATTCGTCATTGACTTTTTTTAAAATAATTGCACCGTGCTGTGATGGAGAAGGTTGTTCCTCCGCTTTCAGTTCATAGGTAAAAATAATTTCTTCGCTTCCGTCATCGTCAAAATCATACAGCTGAAGCAGTTCAGTTGAAGCAGGCTGTTCAGGACTTACCAGCGTTGCGTTTGCAGGTATAAACGCATTGATCATTTCGATAAGGTCCTTATTGCGTTTTTCTTCGGCACTAGTGGACATTGCGATCAAGTTCAACATCACGGTCATCATTAGGGATAAAAAAATTACTTTTCTCATCTATAATCCCCTTTCCTGAAATATCATGGATTATTGTTCCCTATATTGCGTCGGATATTGGTTGTTATTATTTGCAATGTATAGACCAAAAATTAAACATGATTAGAAAAACCTTTTAAAAAGTTTTGAATTACAGTTTCTAAGATCATCCCATACTATTGCCTAGTGCGGAATGCGATTCTCTTATTTATTCCATACTCTCCTGTAAATCAATCATTTCTTCAGCAAGAAGTCTTATTCGCCTATCAACATCTTTATCAATAATTTCATTCAAATCATTAAACGAATCATTATGAAAAAATATTTTATTGAATGGCACCAGCCCTTTGGATAGAAAGCAGATAAGTCAATCAACATTTATTTTCCTCCACGTTTTTTTGCACTCAGTAATCGGGCCAGTCTTTCTTCTTTGCTTTCACCACCATTACTTTGGCTTGGTTTGGACTTCTCAACCGGTTTTTGTCTTTCCATTTTTTCTTTCTGTTTCCCTTTCTTTGGTGGGTCTGGTTTTTGTTTAACTGGTAGATTCGTCTGCTTCGGTTGTGGAGCAGTCTTTTTCGTTGATGCTTGTTTTAATTGACCAAGCTGTGCAGACCTTTTTTCTGTGACCTCACTTACCTTACTCCGTTGTTTTTTCAACCCTGAGCTCAATTTCGTAACAAATGCAAAATTTATTCGGAACCGTCTAACTGCCACATCCACCATAAACAAAAGCAATGCCACGGCCAGTAATAGATAAAATAAATCCTGTCTATCGTAACGAGGTGGTAAATCCTCTGGTGAAAAGACATTGTCCAGGTTTTCGATTACCTGACCACCGCCCGCTGAAGCTATTTCTTCGATTAGGTGATCATTCGTAGGCGTGAATGTATATTCCTTTGAATACGGAACGACGATTCCTGTCTTGAACGAGCCGACAACTTTTTCATTTTGCCGTTCGGATATTTGTAAAAAGTAAACACCGGATTCACTAGCCTCAAAAGTTCCTTGATACTCTCCCGGAGCTTTTGGTTGCAGGTTGAAGTCGACTTCTTCCCCTGTTTCACTTACCAGATTTGCAGTTAAATTGGCTGGATCATTATCTGCTGCTGTTACGTTAAGTGTAACTTGATTTCCCTCAATCTTTTTCGATACTTGATAGGTTTGCTTTTGATATTGTGGAAATGTCCAGGTGACAATATCATTCCACAGCGGAGACCAATTTTTCCACGCAGGCCAATTACCAGCCCATTTTCCGGACAAGTCCGATGTCCAGGCAACTGTTTTGCCTAACCCATATTGCCACCTGGTCAAAACCGGATCACCTTTTTCACTTGTTAAAATTTGCTGTGCCCGACCTTTTGGGGTTGTGGCAATATAAGCATTCATCTGTGGAACACCATTTTCAAAATACGATCCCCATCCATAAGCCCTGACAAGCTTAGGAAAAAACGGATCATCTTCAATATATGTTCTGGTGACCAATGCAGTTTCTCTGGATAAAATCGTTGGGATACTGGAGTCGTTTTGCACCTGATAAAAACGGCCACCACCCAACTGGGCCATTTCTTCTAACAATGGCCCATCTGCTCCCATTCCAATCGCTACCGTTGATAAGGTTATCCCCTTTTGCTGTGCTTCTTCAATCATTTGCCGATAGTTAATCGATGTCGCTGACTGACCATCCGTCAGCAGTATGATGTGTTTCCTCTTTAATTCCAAGGGCTCCATTTGAGCGTAGGCTTGAGATAATGGTGTGAAAATATCTGTACCACCACTTGCTGTTATCGAGCGAATATTCTTTAGCACTTCTTCCTTATCATTGATTGGCCCAAGTTCGACCACCTGCCAGGGAGCTGAGTCAAAGGCAATTACCCCAAGCGTATCTTTTTCCCTTAGCAGTCCAACTGATCGGGCAGCCGCTTCACGAGCCAATGCAATTTTACTTCCCATCATGCTCCCTGATTTATCAAGAACAATTGACAGACCAAGTGAAGGCAGTTCTTTTTTTCCTTTTAGATCCATATTTACTGGCATCAATCGCTCAATCGGAGTTTTAAAATAACCACCAACACCAAACGATTGATCACCACCAGTCATGATAAAACCAACCCCAAAGTCCTTTACCGCACGTTCAATTAATTCCATTTGCTTTCCCGTAGTCATATGGGCAGATACATTGCTGAAAATAATTGAGTCATACGTCAAATAACTGCTTAATTGTCCAGGCAATAACGCTGGAGGTATTGTTTCCACCTGAACCGCGGAGGCATCAAGCGCTTTTTCCAGGTTAGCTGCTGCATCATTTTTCCCTTCAACAATCAAAACATTCGGCAAACCTTTTGTTTCAGCAAATGCTGACAACTGATTATTTTCAATGACCTGGTCTCCCTCGCTGACTATTTCTGCATTAAACGTATGAAATCCGTCCGTTGAAACCAAGTGGTTAAACGCCAATTGATTCGTTCCTTTATTCAATTCAACGGTTTGATCAATGATCGTTTCTCCATCCTGTGTGATGCGTATTTGGCTTGTTGTATCAATGCTGCTGTCTATTGTCATGGAAAGGGTTGCTTGTTCACCTAAATAGATATTTTCCGGTACATCAAAGGATGAAATCGCAACATCGTCCTTATAAACCGATTCAAAAGGCATAACATCAACAATGTAGCCCCGTTTATTTAAATAACTTGCTTGCCTGAGGGCATCACCAATATTTTCATTGCCATCTGTCATTAACACAACCCGACCTTTATCATCCGCTGAAAACAAACTTCCAGCCAACTGTAATCCAGAAGCCAGGTTCGTATAGGAACGGTTCACTTCGGTTTGAAACGACTGAATACCATCTCCCTGATCAGATAAAGGAGTTTCTACTACAGCTTCTCTTCCAGTAGACACTATACCTGCTTGATCTTCCGGAGCTTTGCCATTGATTGCATCATTTACTTGTTTCAGCGCAAACTCTTCGTTATCAGCCATACTGTGTGATCGGTCAACAACGAAAGCAGTAGCCATCTGTTGGATTGGCCAAAGTATTTGTACCCCTGCCAATGCCAGAATAATCAGGGTGAAAACAATCGTGCGCAGAACTGTCAAGACTATCTTTCTGCCACCAGATAGTAAACTATTGGACCGCCAGTATAAATAAAGAACGACA
The genomic region above belongs to Virgibacillus doumboii and contains:
- a CDS encoding VWA domain-containing protein, which produces MAFQVDNPLWFLGFIPMVVVLYLYWRSNSLLSGGRKIVLTVLRTIVFTLIILALAGVQILWPIQQMATAFVVDRSHSMADNEEFALKQVNDAINGKAPEDQAGIVSTGREAVVETPLSDQGDGIQSFQTEVNRSYTNLASGLQLAGSLFSADDKGRVVLMTDGNENIGDALRQASYLNKRGYIVDVMPFESVYKDDVAISSFDVPENIYLGEQATLSMTIDSSIDTTSQIRITQDGETIIDQTVELNKGTNQLAFNHLVSTDGFHTFNAEIVSEGDQVIENNQLSAFAETKGLPNVLIVEGKNDAAANLEKALDASAVQVETIPPALLPGQLSSYLTYDSIIFSNVSAHMTTGKQMELIERAVKDFGVGFIMTGGDQSFGVGGYFKTPIERLMPVNMDLKGKKELPSLGLSIVLDKSGSMMGSKIALAREAAARSVGLLREKDTLGVIAFDSAPWQVVELGPINDKEEVLKNIRSITASGGTDIFTPLSQAYAQMEPLELKRKHIILLTDGQSATSINYRQMIEEAQQKGITLSTVAIGMGADGPLLEEMAQLGGGRFYQVQNDSSIPTILSRETALVTRTYIEDDPFFPKLVRAYGWGSYFENGVPQMNAYIATTPKGRAQQILTSEKGDPVLTRWQYGLGKTVAWTSDLSGKWAGNWPAWKNWSPLWNDIVTWTFPQYQKQTYQVSKKIEGNQVTLNVTAADNDPANLTANLVSETGEEVDFNLQPKAPGEYQGTFEASESGVYFLQISERQNEKVVGSFKTGIVVPYSKEYTFTPTNDHLIEEIASAGGGQVIENLDNVFSPEDLPPRYDRQDLFYLLLAVALLLFMVDVAVRRFRINFAFVTKLSSGLKKQRSKVSEVTEKRSAQLGQLKQASTKKTAPQPKQTNLPVKQKPDPPKKGKQKEKMERQKPVEKSKPSQSNGGESKEERLARLLSAKKRGGK
- a CDS encoding TetR/AcrR family transcriptional regulator — encoded protein: MKRKNERQLGRPRANDLTQPTNEFIIQTASRLFLEKGYPNISVDDVAKACNVTKATIYYYYVSKAELFTETMVQMMIHIQEKMSGYLQENLPLKARLIKITNAHLQATVDIDMNGLTKGMENALSAEQQERIQQAEGNLYQALESVFIAAMEQNEIRKINPRFAVHAYLALMKTGNVNREQDKLFPSTDETANQIVELFWHGISPNHKMDEN